The following nucleotide sequence is from Micromonospora sp. WMMD1120.
GGACTAGAGCTGCTCGGTCTCGCGGTAGTCGTCGGTGTCGTAGTCGGCCTCGCCGAAGGTGTCCACGACGTGCGCCGGGTCGAAGTTCGGAGCCGAGTCCTTCAGCCCGAGACCCATCCCGGCGAGCTTCATCTTGACCTCGTCGATCGACTTCTGACCGAAGTTGCGGATGTCGAGGAGGTCGGCCTCGGTACGCCCGATGAGCTCACCAACGGAGTTGATGCCCTCGCGCTTGAGGCAGTTGTAGGAGCGGACGGTCAGGTCCAGCTCCTCGATCGGCAGGGCGAGGTCCGCCGCCAGCTGGGCGTCCTGCGGGGACGGCCCGATGTCGATGCCCTCGGCGGTCTCGTCCAGCTCCCGGGCCAGCCCGAACAGCTCGACGAGCGTCGAACCGGCGGAGGCCAGCGCGGTACGCGGACCCATCGACGGCTTGGTCTCGACGTCGATGATCAGCCGGTCGAAGTCGGTGCGCTGCTCGACACGGGTCGCCTCGACGCGGTACGTCACCTTCAGCACCGGCGAGTAGATCGAGTCGACCGGGATCCGGCCGATCTCGGCGCCGGACTGCTTGTTCTGCGCCGCCGTCACGTAGCCCCGACCCCGCTCGACGGTCAGCTCCATGTCGAGCCGGCCCTTGCCGTTCAGGGTCGCGAGCTTGAGGTCCGGGTTGTGCACCGAGACGCCGGCCGGCGGCTGGATGTCAC
It contains:
- a CDS encoding DNA-directed RNA polymerase subunit alpha, coding for MLISQRPSLSEESINETRSRFAIEPLEPGFGYTLGNSLRRTLLSSIPGAAVTSIKIDGVLHEFTTIPGVKEDVVELVMNIKELCVSSEHDEPVSMYLRKQGPGDVTAGDIQPPAGVSVHNPDLKLATLNGKGRLDMELTVERGRGYVTAAQNKQSGAEIGRIPVDSIYSPVLKVTYRVEATRVEQRTDFDRLIIDVETKPSMGPRTALASAGSTLVELFGLARELDETAEGIDIGPSPQDAQLAADLALPIEELDLTVRSYNCLKREGINSVGELIGRTEADLLDIRNFGQKSIDEVKMKLAGMGLGLKDSAPNFDPAHVVDTFGEADYDTDDYRETEQL